In Mastomys coucha isolate ucsf_1 unplaced genomic scaffold, UCSF_Mcou_1 pScaffold20, whole genome shotgun sequence, one DNA window encodes the following:
- the Trh gene encoding thyrotropin releasing hormone has protein sequence MQGPWLLLALALIFALTGIPESCALPEETQEEAVVTSDFPGLEKVQVRPERRFLGKDLQRVRGDLGAALDSWITKRQHPGKREEEEEEDVEAGERGDLGEVGAWRLHKRQHPGRRANQDKYSWADEEDSDWLPPSWLPDFFLDSWFTDVPQVKRQHPGRRSFPWMESDVAKRQHPGRRFIDPELQRSWGKKEGEDVLMPEKRQHPGKRALGHPCGPQGICGQTGLLQLLGDLSRSQETLAKQSPQLEAWDREPLEE, from the exons ATGCAGGGACCTTGGCTGCTGCTGGCTCTGGCTTTGATCTTCGCGCTAACTGGTATCCCTGAATCCTGCGCCTTGCCAGAGGAAACCCAGGAGGAAGCTGTCGTGACTTCTGACTTTCCTGGCCTGGAGAAAGTCCAGGTCCGGCCAGAACGTCGATTCTTGGGGAAAGACCTCCAGAGGGTGCGAGGGGACCTTGGTGCTGCCTTAG aTTCCTGGATCACAAAACGCCAGCATCCAggcaaaagggaggaggaggaggaggaagacgttGAAGCTGGAGAGAGGGGGGACTTGGGAGAAGTGGGAGCCTGGAGACTCCACAAACGACAGCACCCCGGCCGACGTGCCAACCAGGACAAGTATTCATGGGCAGATGAAGAGGACAGTGACTGGCTGCCGCCATCCTGGTTACCAGATTTCTTTCTGGATTCCTGGTTCACAGATGTCCCCCAAGTCAAGCGGCAGCACCCTGGCAGGCGATCCTTCCCCTGGATGGAGTCTGATGTCGCTAagaggcagcatccaggcaggaggTTCATAGATCCTGAGCTCCAAAGaagctggggaaaaaaagagggagaggatgtcTTAATGCCTGAGAAGCGCCAGCATCCTGGCAAAAGGGCCTTGGGTCACCCTTGTGGGCCCCAGGGGATTTGTGGCCAAACAGGCCTGCTCCAGCTTCTAGGTGACCTGAGCAGGAGCCAGGAGACCCTGGCAAAGCAAAGCCCACAACTGGAAGCCTGGGACAGGGAACCTCTGGAGGAGTAA